The Babylonia areolata isolate BAREFJ2019XMU chromosome 32, ASM4173473v1, whole genome shotgun sequence genome window below encodes:
- the LOC143276724 gene encoding uncharacterized protein LOC143276724 isoform X1: MSWSSYTDNLVSCKVDMCGIHGTNGAPWAQVEKFKCAPEEISYVTQAIANKDNNIYGTGAKIAGKKWTVIRLEEDDGVLVLKGKDPDNLKQTLVVALSGQAVIFGTSSDENMQGSAVRTAVERMRDYLKGCGY; this comes from the coding sequence atgtcTTGGTCGTCCTACACAGACAACCTGGTGAGCTGCAAGGTGGACATGTGCGGCATCCACGGCACCAACGGCGCCCCCTGGGCACAGGTGGAAAAGTTCAAGTGCGCTCCGGAAGAGATCTCCTACGTCACACAAGCCATCgccaacaaggacaacaacatctACGGCACGGGTGCCAAAATCGCCGGCAAGAAGTGGACAGTGATTCGCCTGGAGGAGGATGACGGAGTGTTGGTCCTCAAGGGCAAGGACCCCGACAACCTGAAGCAGACCCTGGTGGTGGCACTGTCCGGGCAGGCAGTCATCTTCGGAACCAGCAGTGATGAAAACATGCAGGGATCGGCCGTCCGTACTGCAGTAGAGCGCATGAGGGATTACTTGAAAGGCTGTGGCTACtag